One window of Mixophyes fleayi isolate aMixFle1 chromosome 3, aMixFle1.hap1, whole genome shotgun sequence genomic DNA carries:
- the LOC142143018 gene encoding somatostatin receptor type 4-like — protein MTTSPDLLVPMQAKILLSTWNQSRDLTETLYPYNVVSSSSKNVSSTNAPMESERDVSMIVIQFIYAIVCLIGLIGNSMVIFVILRYAKMKTATNIYILNLAIADELFMLSVPFLAASAALQHWPFGSGMCRTVLSVDGINMFTSVFCLTVLSVDRYVAVVHPLRAARYRRPTVAKMINICVWIVSLLVISPILIFADTESSKNGVVVCNLMWPQPTWSTVFVIYTFLLGFFLPVVAICLCYILIIVKMRAVALKAGWQQRKKSEKKITRMVLMVVTVFVICWMPFYIVQLLNLFLPHMDSTINHVSIILSYANSCANPILYGFFSDNFKRSFQRIVCFRWLENGTDEPVDYYATALKSKVCNNHPLDFQQEPLQSDPCYKHGTITRTTTL, from the coding sequence ATGACTACATCCCCTGATCTCCTGGTACCGATGCAGGCCAAGATCCTGCTGAGCACATGGAACCAGTCCAGGGACCTGACCGAGACGCTGTACCCCTACAATGTggtcagcagcagcagtaaaAATGTTAGCAGCACCAATGCCCCTATGGAGAGCGAGAGGGATGTGAGCATGATAGTGATCCAGTTCATCTATGCCATCGTGTGCCTCATTGGACTGATAGGGAACTCCATGGTGATTTTTGTCATTTTGAGATATGCCAAAATGAAAACGGCCACTAACATCTACATCTTAAACTTGGCCATCGCTGATGAGTTATTTATGCTGAGTGTTCCCTTCTTGGCTGCCTCTGCAGCCCTGCAGCACTGGCCCTTTGGCTCAGGAATGTGCCGCACTGTCCTCAGTGTGGATGGCATTAATATGTTCACCAGCGTGTTTTGCTTGACGGTGCTCAGCGTGGACAGGTACGTGGCTGTAGTGCACCCGCTTAGGGCAGCCAGGTACAGGAGACCCACTGTAGCCAAGATGATCAATATTTGCGTTTGGATTGTGTCCCTGTTGGTCATTTCCCCAATCCTGATTTTTGCCGACACAGAATCCTCCAAGAATGGGGTAGTGGTCTGCAATCTCATGTGGCCCCAGCCCACATGGTCCACTGTGTTTGTTATCTACACCTTTCTCCTGGGATTTTTCCTGCCTGTGGTGGCCATCTGCCTATGCTACATCCTAATCATCGTAAAAATGCGAGCTGTGGCTTTGAAAGCAGGTTGGCAACAGAGGAAGAAGTCTGAGAAGAAGATAACTCGAATGGTCCTTATGGTTGTCACAGTCTTTGTCATCTGTTGGATGCCTTTCTACATTGTCCAACTCCTCAACCTGTTCCTACCCCACATGGACTCCACTATCAACCACGTATCCATTATATTGAGTTACGCCAACAGCTGCGCCAACCCCATCCTCTATGGTTTCTTCTCAGATAACTTTAAGAGGTCCTTTCAGAGGATCGTTTGCTTTCGTTGGCTTGAGAACGGTACTGACGAGCCTGTGGATTATTATGCCACAGCTCTGAAGAGTAAGGTGTGTAATAATCACCCATTGGACTTCCAACAGGAGCCCCTCCAGTCTGACCCCTGTTACAAACATGGGACAATCACAAGGACCACTACCTTATAG